The following coding sequences lie in one Candidatus Eremiobacterota bacterium genomic window:
- a CDS encoding NUDIX domain-containing protein, with amino-acid sequence MAKAASFRLATGIVIHDGRVLMVASRYPNQPLPLWNLPGGRQLPGELLAETVAREMLEETGLHARARELAYVSESYDGDTHFLNLTFLLTLDSAHAKLPSLTPDDSEDHVVEVAWVPLSQVGERIAVAIVREPLLAYLTGGLATRYAGVHDAGITIAWPRDSR; translated from the coding sequence TTGGCTAAAGCGGCATCGTTTCGTCTGGCGACGGGGATTGTAATCCACGACGGACGCGTGCTGATGGTTGCGTCGCGCTATCCCAACCAGCCGCTCCCGCTCTGGAATCTTCCGGGCGGGCGGCAACTGCCCGGCGAGCTGCTCGCCGAGACGGTCGCCCGGGAGATGCTTGAAGAGACGGGGCTCCACGCGCGAGCGCGCGAGCTGGCGTACGTCAGCGAAAGCTACGATGGCGACACGCACTTTCTGAATCTGACGTTTCTGCTCACTCTGGATTCCGCGCACGCCAAACTTCCTTCCCTCACGCCGGACGACAGCGAAGATCACGTGGTCGAGGTTGCCTGGGTTCCGCTGAGCCAGGTTGGCGAGCGGATCGCCGTTGCGATTGTACGCGAGCCTTTGCTCGCATACTTGACCGGCGGACTTGCGACTCGATACGCGGGAGTTCATGACGCGGGAATTACGATCGCCTGGCCGCGCGATTCTCGGTGA